CGTCAACGCGGGCGCGTTCGGGATGGACCACCCGTTCATCGTCCTGAACTCGGGCGCCCTCGCGCTCCTCGACGACGAAGAGCTGCGCACCATCCTCGGCCACGAGCTGGGCCACGTCATCAGCGGCCACGCGCTCTATCACACCATCCTCGTCATCATCCTCGAGTTCGGCTTCCGCAACCTGCCCTTCCTGGCGGGCATCGCGCTCCTGCCGATCCAGATCGCGCTGCTGGAATGGTTCCGGAAGAGCGAGCTGTCGAGCGACCGCGCGGGACTGCTGGCGAGCCAGGACCCGATCGCCTCGATGCGCATGTTCATGAAGCTGGCGGGCGGCGGCAACATGACCGAGATGAACCTCGACGCCTTCCTCACCCAGGCGAAGGAATACGAGGAGGGCGGCGACGCGATGGATACGATCTACAAGGTGCTCAACATCCTCGGGCACACGCACCCGTTCCACACCCTGCGCGCCGCCGAGCTGCAGCGCTGGGTCGCGGGCGGCGAGTA
This portion of the Gemmatimonadales bacterium genome encodes:
- a CDS encoding M48 family metallopeptidase yields the protein MTDANQELPARRPRTVLTQISSRAWEHAADRAALSTLRAIPGFDEVVRKVYGFFGERGVRLLFQANAVRVGPNQFPRVHAAFTDACTTMDWSPRPDLFVSQTPLVNAGAFGMDHPFIVLNSGALALLDDEELRTILGHELGHVISGHALYHTILVIILEFGFRNLPFLAGIALLPIQIALLEWFRKSELSSDRAGLLASQDPIASMRMFMKLAGGGNMTEMNLDAFLTQAKEYEEGGDAMDTIYKVLNILGHTHPFHTLRAAELQRWVAGGEYDRILRGEYPRRGSDDEKQPLTADLGEAGKYYAEQAKGAVDAVAGVAKKARDAFQSAFRGPGSQ